The proteins below come from a single Corynebacterium cystitidis genomic window:
- a CDS encoding patatin-like phospholipase family protein, with amino-acid sequence MIDATDTALVLEGGGMRNSYTAACIVALIENDVRFGWVGGVSAGASHLSNYVSRDAHRAKASFTTFATHPEFGGWQSLFRGTGYFNAEFIYENSEQALPFDWDTFRSNPCEVHVDACRADNGETVSWTRANMAEREDVLAMVRASSTLPLMMPIRQIDEVPYVDGALGNSGGLLIDAAEQAGYEKFLVIASRPRSYWKPAVRRPEALRRLYRTYPAVAQAQITRPQRYNAAKRRILDLEQQGKAQVFFPDTMPVNVGERRVDKLEAAYQLGREQTQREWPAWIEFLAADRRR; translated from the coding sequence ATGATCGACGCTACTGATACTGCCCTCGTTCTTGAGGGCGGGGGAATGCGCAATTCTTACACGGCTGCCTGCATTGTTGCGCTGATTGAAAATGACGTGCGGTTTGGCTGGGTGGGTGGAGTCTCTGCGGGAGCTTCGCACCTGTCCAACTATGTTTCTCGCGACGCACACCGAGCGAAAGCGTCGTTCACCACCTTTGCCACGCACCCTGAGTTTGGAGGTTGGCAATCCCTGTTCCGGGGCACGGGCTATTTCAACGCGGAGTTTATTTACGAAAACTCCGAGCAAGCCCTGCCTTTCGACTGGGACACGTTCCGATCCAACCCCTGCGAGGTGCACGTTGATGCCTGTCGCGCCGACAACGGTGAGACAGTCTCATGGACGCGCGCCAATATGGCCGAGCGCGAAGACGTACTGGCAATGGTGCGCGCCTCGTCTACGTTGCCGCTGATGATGCCGATCCGCCAGATTGACGAGGTGCCCTACGTCGATGGTGCCTTGGGTAACTCTGGAGGCTTGCTCATCGACGCCGCCGAGCAGGCAGGCTACGAGAAGTTCCTCGTCATTGCGTCGCGTCCGCGCAGTTACTGGAAGCCTGCGGTGCGCCGCCCAGAGGCTTTACGACGACTCTACCGCACCTACCCGGCGGTAGCGCAAGCCCAGATCACAAGGCCACAGCGCTACAACGCCGCAAAAAGGCGAATCCTCGATCTGGAGCAGCAGGGCAAAGCGCAGGTGTTCTTCCCCGATACCATGCCCGTTAACGTAGGTGAGCGGCGCGTCGACAAGCTCGAAGCCGCCTACCAGCTTGGCCGGGAGCAGACACAACGCGAATGGCCTGCCTGGATTGAATTCCTTGCGGCCGACCGCCGGCGCTAG
- a CDS encoding mechanosensitive ion channel family protein has product MLDDFRSFLNEAEHVGIKVALTVAVIGLVWLLRRSTRFIVRKITTKEAKVVSISRIFTAILAVLAVVSILLIWFSPTNAVVIVALLVAIIVFVAMKDLVTNVFAFMYISGQSPFQVGDRIEVGETRGQVYSIGVFSFQVNEVAGWLSTATPTGRIVTIPNSMIFSSAYAVTKSDFPYVWTEIELPINHGDNIEKAKDILLAAGERELDFLIASANEDVGEDTPDEEKVTRENLEERAAVFDDSSVTPSVTLDMDGTGIYLTLRFLCHDTAMGAAKTRVWRDVYYRVKDVDDVQFSPNTVEITSSRK; this is encoded by the coding sequence ATGTTGGACGATTTTCGCAGTTTCCTGAACGAAGCCGAGCACGTAGGAATAAAGGTCGCCCTCACGGTAGCCGTTATCGGTCTCGTGTGGCTCTTGCGGCGCAGCACTCGCTTTATCGTGCGCAAGATCACCACGAAAGAGGCGAAGGTAGTATCCATTTCGCGAATCTTTACCGCGATACTTGCTGTTTTAGCTGTCGTGTCGATCCTTCTCATTTGGTTCTCTCCGACCAACGCCGTGGTGATCGTCGCACTTCTTGTGGCCATCATTGTGTTCGTGGCAATGAAGGATTTGGTCACAAACGTTTTCGCGTTCATGTATATCTCGGGCCAATCTCCCTTTCAGGTCGGCGACCGCATAGAGGTCGGCGAGACCCGCGGACAGGTGTACAGCATTGGCGTGTTTTCATTTCAAGTCAATGAAGTTGCCGGGTGGCTATCCACCGCAACACCAACGGGCCGGATTGTCACCATCCCCAACTCGATGATCTTTAGCTCCGCATATGCTGTGACCAAGAGTGACTTTCCGTACGTGTGGACCGAGATTGAGCTTCCTATCAATCACGGCGACAACATAGAAAAGGCCAAGGACATCCTGCTTGCAGCAGGCGAGCGCGAGCTAGATTTCCTTATCGCATCGGCCAACGAAGATGTTGGCGAAGACACTCCGGATGAAGAGAAGGTCACCCGCGAGAATCTTGAAGAGAGAGCAGCAGTCTTCGATGACTCCAGCGTGACCCCGTCAGTCACGCTCGACATGGATGGTACTGGCATCTACCTCACTCTGCGGTTCCTGTGTCATGACACGGCAATGGGTGCGGCCAAAACTCGAGTATGGCGCGATGTTTATTACCGCGTGAAAGACGTTGATGACGTGCAGTTCTCACCGAACACGGTAGAGATCACGTCTTCTCGAAAGTAA
- a CDS encoding HNH endonuclease family protein: MAFKRFLWLPLTAIVITVAVVGLVWLATAGSPPEQNPDAPPASSESVPPAADTRADGDTTADIETLARQKLSELEVKGKAGSGGYSREAFGAEWTNNHGLNVIDGACDTRNTVLAQRANYLALDDDGCTVTWGVIFDPYSGTTVDFNRGDGTIEVDHVVSLSNAWNTGAFTWDEHTRREFAHDPNNLIPTLTELNRQKGAGDAATWLPPNKTYRCEFAATQISIKHDYGLWVTPAERDALLRQLDTCS, encoded by the coding sequence ATGGCTTTCAAGCGCTTTTTGTGGCTGCCCTTAACCGCCATTGTGATCACGGTGGCGGTTGTTGGCTTGGTGTGGCTTGCCACCGCAGGCAGTCCGCCGGAGCAGAACCCGGACGCGCCACCGGCTTCGTCGGAAAGCGTCCCACCGGCTGCAGACACACGTGCCGACGGCGACACCACCGCCGATATAGAAACGCTTGCCCGGCAGAAGCTCTCCGAACTCGAAGTCAAAGGCAAGGCGGGCAGTGGCGGCTACTCGCGCGAGGCGTTCGGCGCTGAGTGGACAAATAACCATGGCCTCAACGTGATTGACGGAGCATGCGACACCCGGAACACCGTGCTTGCACAGCGCGCCAACTACCTCGCGCTTGACGACGACGGGTGTACCGTCACCTGGGGCGTGATCTTCGACCCATACTCAGGTACCACGGTGGATTTCAACCGCGGAGACGGCACAATAGAAGTCGATCACGTCGTGAGCCTGTCCAACGCATGGAACACTGGGGCGTTTACGTGGGATGAGCACACCCGGCGCGAATTTGCCCACGACCCTAACAATCTCATCCCCACACTAACTGAGCTCAACCGACAGAAAGGCGCTGGTGACGCCGCGACCTGGCTACCGCCTAACAAAACATACCGCTGCGAATTTGCAGCGACCCAAATCAGCATCAAACATGATTATGGGCTGTGGGTGACACCAGCGGAACGAGACGCTTTGCTGCGCCAGCTCGACACCTGTTCTTAG
- a CDS encoding YihY/virulence factor BrkB family protein — MDEQPDSTHLSPESKGTSTAADFIVPLGGSHAQPLAHGNKPRNPLERGNRITRKGWKLVLRRTWSDFFLDALMDRGAVLTFFMLLTFAPTVLAAYSVATLVLARNEAEVNQLTEELIAGYVPEEIADTVRNAVNAVVGSTAQGTAALIFSIVFSLLSSSAYVRAFARTANTVYGRVEGRTVVPTWLTMWGLTIIIVIGGVFMLGAFLLRESIVVNVLEPVAEPLGLTGTVDYLVSIFLPVWQWLRFPVIALVGMILIANLYYFAPNVRPQKFRWLTFGSATALVMIGLVWWLFGQYLSLFAGASAYGVLGTVVAALIALWVMNIVLILGVKIDAEILRVKELQQGYASERTIQAPPRSSKAALKYATTQQDLEAAAREIKKDARVDE; from the coding sequence ATGGACGAGCAGCCGGATAGCACCCACCTTTCTCCCGAATCGAAGGGAACATCGACCGCCGCAGACTTCATTGTCCCTCTCGGCGGAAGCCATGCTCAACCCCTGGCACACGGCAATAAACCTCGCAACCCACTGGAACGTGGCAATCGGATTACGCGCAAGGGCTGGAAGTTGGTCCTGCGCCGTACCTGGAGTGACTTTTTCCTCGACGCGCTGATGGACCGCGGTGCAGTGCTGACGTTTTTTATGCTGCTCACCTTCGCACCCACGGTGTTAGCAGCCTATTCTGTGGCCACACTCGTGCTCGCGCGTAACGAGGCAGAAGTTAACCAACTGACCGAGGAGCTCATCGCGGGCTACGTGCCCGAGGAGATCGCTGACACCGTGCGTAATGCGGTCAACGCCGTGGTGGGTTCCACGGCACAAGGTACTGCCGCCTTAATTTTCTCCATCGTGTTCTCTCTGTTGTCCTCGTCGGCCTATGTGCGCGCTTTCGCCCGCACTGCCAATACTGTGTACGGGCGTGTTGAAGGCCGCACTGTAGTGCCAACCTGGCTGACGATGTGGGGGCTTACCATCATCATCGTGATCGGTGGGGTGTTCATGCTCGGCGCATTCTTGCTGCGCGAATCCATCGTGGTCAACGTGCTGGAACCCGTTGCGGAGCCGTTGGGGCTGACCGGAACCGTCGATTATCTCGTGAGCATATTTCTTCCCGTGTGGCAGTGGCTGCGCTTTCCCGTGATCGCCTTGGTGGGCATGATCTTGATTGCCAACCTGTACTACTTTGCGCCTAATGTGCGCCCGCAGAAGTTCCGTTGGCTTACTTTTGGCTCCGCCACGGCGCTGGTGATGATCGGGCTTGTGTGGTGGTTGTTTGGGCAGTATCTGTCTTTGTTCGCGGGTGCTTCGGCCTACGGCGTGCTCGGTACAGTTGTCGCAGCGCTGATCGCCTTATGGGTGATGAATATCGTGTTGATTCTTGGTGTCAAGATTGATGCAGAGATCCTGCGCGTGAAAGAACTGCAGCAGGGCTATGCTTCTGAGCGCACCATTCAGGCACCGCCACGATCGAGCAAGGCTGCGCTAAAGTACGCAACCACGCAGCAAGACCTTGAGGCCGCGGCCCGCGAAATTAAAAAGGATGCGCGTGTCGACGAATAA